DNA from Microvirga ossetica:
ATCGATGCTGGATCGCATGGGCGTCAACGTCCGCGATCTCAACCTGCGGACGCGCAATGTCGCGGCGGTGATCGTGACGGCCGACCTTCCTCCCTTCGTCGGAGCAGGATCGCGCATCGACGTGACCGTCACATCGATGGGCGATGCGACCTCCCTGAAGGGCGGCACCCTGATGCTCACTGCTCTGCAGGGCGGCGACGGGCAGGTCTATGCGGTCGCGCAGGGTGCGATTGCCGTGTCCGGATTCTCCGCACAGGGACAGGCCGAGACCCTCACGTCGGGCGTCGCGACCGCGGGACGGATCCCGAACGGAGCCCTCATCGAGCGCGAGGTTCAGGGAGGATTCAATGTCGCAGGTCCCATGGCCTTCGAGCTCAAGAATCCCGATTACAAGACGGCGACGCTGATCACGGATGCCATCAATCAATATACCCAGCAGCGGTTCGGCACCCGCGTTGCATCCCCGCGCGATTATCGGACCGTCGTCCTGCAGAAGCCGAAGAGTATTGCGGCGACGCGCTTCATCGCGGAACTCGGCGATCTCGAGATCAGGCCCGATACGCCAGCGAGGATCGTGGTCGATCAGCGGACCGGTACGGTGGTCATCGGAAGGAACGTCCAGATTTCGACGGTCGCGATCACGCATGGCGCCTTGACGATCCGCGTGACGGAAGCGCCGGAGGTCTCGCAGCCGGATCCGTTCTCCATGGGCCAGACCGTGGTCGTCCCGCGCACCCAGATTACGGCCACTGAGGAGCGCGTTCCTCTCGCGATCGTCAGGGGAGCCGATCTGCAGACCCTCGTGA
Protein-coding regions in this window:
- the flgI gene encoding flagellar basal body P-ring protein FlgI, with translation MLRIVAFILLAIFAFEAQAATRIKDVASVQGVRDNQLIGYGLVMGLQGTGDTLRNSQFTEQSLQSMLDRMGVNVRDLNLRTRNVAAVIVTADLPPFVGAGSRIDVTVTSMGDATSLKGGTLMLTALQGGDGQVYAVAQGAIAVSGFSAQGQAETLTSGVATAGRIPNGALIEREVQGGFNVAGPMAFELKNPDYKTATLITDAINQYTQQRFGTRVASPRDYRTVVLQKPKSIAATRFIAELGDLEIRPDTPARIVVDQRTGTVVIGRNVQISTVAITHGALTIRVTEAPEVSQPDPFSMGQTVVVPRTQITATEERVPLAIVRGADLQTLVKGLNQMGLKPSDVIAILQAVKTAGALQAELVIQ